The following proteins come from a genomic window of Pararhodobacter sp.:
- a CDS encoding fused response regulator/phosphatase translates to MIDPTTIDQAIRHVLVVDDSRAQRMLVTAGLRSWGFTVHQAASGAEALDLCSKIEIDLILSDWMMPGMTGIEFCRLLRQQHTDRYVYFILLTSKSDKAAVAEGLEVGADDFLAKPVDSGELRARIKAGERVLAMERMLRGNNALLTETFVKLRQLYDSLDRDLVDARKLQQSLIRERHHRYPEGAISLILHPSGHVGGDMVGFFEITPDLTGFYAFDVSGHGVTSALMTARLSGLLSGSSSDQNIAIARGPDGQTGRPPAEVAATMNRVMLSEIQTDRYVTLAYAELNRATGHVRMVQAGHPHPVVQYADGSSKLLGEGGLPVGLFDGAEYTEFQTCLKPGERLLLVSDGVTECPDPAGEELGHEGLERMLQHLSPLRGNSLLDALMWELARWHASEEFPDDISCALFEYDGPRAS, encoded by the coding sequence ATGATTGATCCGACCACGATTGATCAGGCGATTCGTCACGTTTTGGTTGTCGATGATTCCCGCGCGCAGCGTATGCTTGTCACTGCAGGGCTGCGAAGCTGGGGATTCACCGTGCATCAGGCAGCGTCCGGCGCCGAGGCGCTGGACCTGTGCAGCAAGATCGAGATCGATTTGATCCTGTCGGACTGGATGATGCCCGGCATGACCGGGATTGAGTTTTGTCGGCTTTTGCGACAGCAGCACACGGATCGCTACGTCTATTTCATTTTGCTGACCTCCAAATCAGACAAAGCCGCCGTTGCCGAAGGGTTGGAGGTTGGGGCCGATGATTTCCTGGCCAAACCGGTCGATAGCGGCGAATTGCGCGCCCGGATCAAGGCCGGTGAACGGGTCCTGGCAATGGAGCGGATGCTGCGCGGCAACAACGCGTTGCTCACCGAAACCTTCGTCAAACTCCGTCAGCTTTATGACTCGCTCGACCGCGATCTGGTGGATGCCCGAAAACTTCAACAATCGCTGATCCGTGAGCGGCATCACCGGTATCCGGAAGGGGCGATCAGCTTGATCCTGCATCCATCGGGTCATGTTGGTGGCGATATGGTCGGTTTCTTCGAGATCACGCCGGATCTGACCGGGTTTTATGCCTTCGACGTCAGTGGCCATGGGGTAACCTCGGCGCTGATGACGGCGCGTCTGTCCGGGCTTTTGTCGGGGTCATCGTCTGATCAGAATATCGCGATTGCGCGTGGGCCTGATGGGCAAACGGGCCGCCCCCCGGCAGAGGTCGCCGCAACCATGAACCGGGTGATGTTGTCCGAAATCCAGACGGATCGCTATGTCACACTCGCCTATGCCGAATTGAACCGCGCAACAGGACATGTCCGCATGGTTCAGGCCGGGCATCCGCACCCGGTCGTTCAATACGCCGATGGCAGCAGCAAATTGCTGGGCGAAGGGGGGCTTCCCGTCGGGCTGTTCGATGGCGCCGAGTACACGGAATTTCAAACCTGTCTGAAACCGGGCGAGCGCCTGTTGCTGGTGTCTGACGGCGTCACCGAATGTCCGGACCCTGCGGGCGAAGAACTGGGGCATGAAGGGCTGGAGCGCATGCTGCAACACCTGTCACCGTTGCGCGGAAATTCGCTCCTGG